The Clavelina lepadiformis chromosome 1, kaClaLepa1.1, whole genome shotgun sequence genome segment gggcgctctccagtgtggacttccatatgacgctgcaaactgctgttttgtgaaaatgatttacaacaaaccttgcattgataaaggcgctctccagtgtgaactCTCATATGACTTTGCAAATTGCTGCGTACTGAATaagatttgcaacaaacattgcattgataagggcgctctccagtatggactttcatatgttgcttcaaagtactgtttcgtgaaaatgacttcaaacaagttttgcattgataagggcgctctccagtgtggactttcatatgaagCGTCAAAATGCTGTTTtctgaaaatgatttacagcaaattATGCATTGATGaaggcgctctccagtgtgaactCTCATATGCCTTTGCAAATTGCTGCGTACTGAATaagatttgcaacaaacattgcattgataagggcgttcTCTAGTGTGGACTCTTATATGATGCTGCAAAGcagtgttttgtgaaaatgattggcagcaaaccttgcattgataagggcgctctccggtgtggactctcatatgCCTTTGCAAACTGTCGCGTCGTGAAaaagatttgcaacaaattttgcattcataaggacgctctccagtgtgaactttcatatgttgcttcaaagtgctattttgtgaaaatgatttgcaacaaactcgACATTGATACAACTGTATACTTATGTGAGTCTTTAAATGAACTTTcatgtttgatttttgtgtGAAAGACTTATCGCAAAGAGTGcaacagaaatgttttattttgtcatttccAACAATTCTTGAACATTTAACCTCTGTAGTATTGCTCTCACGATTCGTTATGTTTTCATCAGAAAAGTTCGTAGCCAATTTGTTGTATTCCTCATGTGAGtttcttttatttaagttttcaaaatcaacAACCTCACCATCGAATGTTGCATTTCCTTCATTCTCTGACTGACGGATAACTTTATTTGACAAGAGAGTAAATGTGGCATCTGTCTCAGTCGGGAAAATCTCAATCTCTTGCAATGACAAAGATTTTTCTTCAATAGCTTCAAGATGAGCTACAACTGATGCCTTCTCTGAATGAATTTCCTGAATACAAATGCTAGTATCAGACTCAGACAGTATAGCTGATGGTTgcaatgtttcttcaaatgacATTACATTGTTCATGCTTTCAGTTGTTTTTCTTCCTGCAAGAAGCTTTAATTCCATGTCTTCCAAGTTTTCGTGCACCTTTCCAAATTCCATTTTCCTGTGATATCTTAtcgcatttattttaattctaTCAAAATAAGATCATTCAAtgcttttaaaacaacttcaaatTGTATATGACCTGGTTGACATTCTGTAGTTGCATATGATATTGTTTATACTTATGACCTATACGCTAAGTAAAGGAAGATAAATGTTAAAGCTTAAAAatgtagaaatacaaaaaacgttttgacAGATAATGCAATCAAcaataatcaaaataaaatgagaaaaacTAATTTCTAAAGTTAGTTCATGCAGTGTAACTGTTGTGAATGCTTAAAATGTGCCCTGACAAATGTGTCTTCAACTTAAACGACTTCTTACAATGAGAACACTGGTATGGTGGACCAGTCTTGTGAACCACTCGTGTGAATTGTCATATGACACTGCAAATTCCTGCTAAGCGAAAATGTTTCATAACAAACATTCACACTGaaaagggcgctctccagtgtggactttcacaTGTATTTGTAAATCATTgctttgtgaaaatgatttgcatcAAATTTTGGATTCAAAAGGACGCCCTTCAGTATGAACTACAATGTGAATGTTTATATGATACTGCAAATTCCTGCTTAGtaaaaatgaattgcagcaAACATTACCCTGATGATAGcactctccagtgtggacagtcataagttgctttaaaacatTGTTACGTAAAATTGATTTGCTACAAACTCCACATTGATATGGCCACATGCCCACAACCGAACAAATTTTACTCACAGTTATCACCTAGACTGGAAACATCCAattaaaactgctttaaaTATAACAGcttgtaaaacatttccatACCACCTGGATGACACTTCATACTTTACACTGTAATGAATCAAATAATATGAAAATTCGGCAACAGgttaaaaaaatggaaaagctGAAAAGgatttataaaaatactttatCAGGATGAAtgacacaaaaaaattttcaactaaACAACTTCcctcaaatattttatcacaGAATTTGCCCAAGTATGGTCGTGCAATGCTACGAATTTCCATAAGCCGCCACAAATGTGATTTCAACTTCTGTCTTTCCACAATGAGAACAATTGTGTAGTTTTATCTAGTGTGGACTCTTATATGATACAGCAAAGAACAgctttgtaaaaaagttttggaacaaaccCGTCGTTGATACGGCTGCATGTCTGTGTCAGTGTTTAAATGAGTAGAAGCTGTGatatctttgtttatttattatacagtacatTGGCGCtcaaacaaccagtttttatttgtttattatatatttacaTGTAGATAAAATTTTTGGCATGCACCGTGATGAATCTTGTCTGTGCAGTTGCCACAATTTTTGGACAGCAACATGATTGCAGTTTGTCCAGCACCGAATCACATATCAACATATAAAGTACTTACATACAATAAACAAGCCCATCTGTCCCATTATTATATTCTGAAATGGCaagcaaatgttaaaatgtacaacatttattacaaaatacaaatgtTATGAGGTAATTTAGTTAGGCTATACGTGGAGTGAAAGTTTAGGTCTGAAGAATTATCATGTCATGTCATCATGTCATCATTCATTCATGTCAGAATTATCATGAATTGTCATTTAGTGAGGAATTAACTTACACTTAATATGTCATTTAGTGGACGGCGTCCGTTTATCGAAGTTGCAAAATCATAATATCATTCAGTATTTCAGTGAATACCCTTAACTATTTTTAGTAGTTGCCCTTGGGCACTCTGGCTCTGTAAAAATGGGTGCCCCTCCAAAAAGTTGGATACACAGCTGTGGCAAACTAAGCTTAATCTGCAGACAGACATAATCAAACAAGTAGTTTTTTAAGtctaaaatttcataaaagttCTACTCTTAATTTCCAGAGTCATTTCCCGGAAATACATCTCTTCATGCTGTCTGTGACATCAGACATCAGTAACATGGGCAACCTCATTGGGCAGTAATGACCAATCATTAAAACAACAATGGGTGCCCAGTGGGTATGTATTCAGCTCAATGTGGGATGCTCAATTCAAAATCTGGTTACCATGGCACAGAGAAACCCACTAAAATCCAACACTGCCATTACCGGTAGATTTGTACTAAATAAGCAAAGGTgagcagtcggtactttgaaagtaccagTCGATAACGATTGCTTCGTAAAAATGTACCAACAGTATTCggtactttttaaaaaaagtagttcggtactttaaTTGTCGGTACtcagtaccggtactttttgtgtaaaagattttGCTGCAAaagcaatgtttgccgctattatgccgCCAGGGAAGGTTAcaccaggtcaaaacatatgtgacgtttctcgcttgcaattttacttgacactTCTAAATGAttaaagatcaacagatgccaaaattggtattaaggattaattgctattttttcaaaacatacttgttaaagtTTTGAACTAATCGCgcaaaaagtaccgagtagTAACACCGACTGaagtttcttgaaaaaaagaaCTCAGCACAGAGATTCTGTACTTTTTTGCCTACTTCAGCGGCTTGCTGGTTATTGAAGTAGAAAAATATTCCATAAACTTAGGCCTAACCGCCCTTATttttctgaattaaacatCGCCCTTGCCATATGCTGATTACAGATTATTAATTTCAATGTAAAAGACTGGAACCTGCAGTTACTAAATTGAAACGTTACCACAAGCGCCACTCAAGTCTTCAGCTTCGGACCTGGAGGAGTTACCTTTCAGCACTACCATCTATTGGATAACTTTGGTATTTTTTTCGTACATCACTGTCGATGTACCAGAGAAGTTTCCATCTTGCAGCGAGCAGTATTGTCAtcacatcttccaaagattatCATTGATGTGCATTCTTGCTGTACAAACTCGGGATAATCAACAACGCCCTTCCTTAGTGCCATGGCCACCATAACACTAAGAAATCCTGCTCTTGCCTGGGATGGagtttcttttcccatccactgatgttaagcattaaagcaattttcaatCATCAGTTGcatgaacacaccacctgcctgttcgtctgcttaattttcgcctcttcaacttatgttttatggatttaattaattatagatTTAGcctagtggccgtgctaggcGCTAGgcctagttgttaccagcaagtAGCCtattaacgttatttctcttgaaCACGTTTTAAGTCTTTTCAGCTTTGTCACTTGTTCCTGTccattggcgcgtgttagtaacaactgacTTGATTTTTCATCCtttaacgaaaaataaatgattgattgatagtACTGGATTATATATAGCCCTAACTTTCTATCTAGCTAGCACCTCATGGTTAAAATTGCGGGGTAACCATCATCGGGAAACTCCCTTATCCACATCTAGCAAGATTAACATCTTTAAAAAGTACAATATCATTCTAGTCAATCTAGTGTTTCTTTGAAGCAGCCTGGGAGgtaatttttaataccattgcaacatttcttgcaaatgtgttttctagttattgattgaagtttatgaatttgttttttggcaAAGACTTAACTGTCGTTTGacatttggaaacttgctctgaataacacGTGTGAGCACTGAGCACTtcttttagtacgttcccagATTGTATCCAGCAtctgtgctgataagaagCCTTTATTGGATATGCTCGCTTCTTAACTTTAACCCTGGTTATTTatctgtgataaatatatcaattaatgtaatataaaattgtgtacgacatagaattctcatctatggaatcaatgaagcataacactgcgtgacgtaatcaactGCTTaccctgtgcgtgcatttttatttattcagtcttttcagtcgtacgttcaacgccgcaacatgtctttatgctgttgctgtcacaatgttctatcttgatgtattcgttcaaagaagcttcaaatataatcagattatacagttgtcattcctgtgtcattattgctgaagtctatcaaagttcactgttaagatatacacaagtagacagactttgtagtgtagtgggtaaaccttacaggttaaggtaccatacaCCACTTTCCATTACATATCTATGTCTCAATGTGTATCTCacattgtcaaaatattgtttgtcCCGTAGCACATGTTACGACTCTCAGCTTTTTTCATGCCGAACATTTTAACTCGCATCGTTTTCaagttttataagctcgcacttctaccaaCGAGCAGAGACCGGGAGATAGTCGAGTGAATCATCGAGATAGATAGTGTTAACTGCGTGAATCGAAATTAACAGACAAGCTGTCTGAGCTAGTGTCTAGACTCAAGACTCCAGTGTCGCAGTCACCACCCTTGTACTCTTGCTAATCAACATACTAAGAAATCCACCACAAAGCTGTTGATAAAAAAGTGGGTGTACTTTGTATTGCAGCTCTGTGATGCACCAGAAGGTTTCTTACATAAGCATACATTGCACTGGAAATGTTAAAGTGGATACTAATAAAAAATCTTGAAAGcgcaaaacatgaaaaatacaCTTAATAAGACATAGCACAAAGTTAACCAAGATATTCTGAAGACAGTGATGGCAATCATAGCATAACGTCCACACAGAACTagtgaaaactgaaaaatgtTACATAAAAAACAAGGGTAAAACATAgctca includes the following:
- the LOC143468175 gene encoding uncharacterized protein LOC143468175, which gives rise to MEFGKVHENLEDMELKLLAGRKTTESMNNVMSFEETLQPSAILSESDTSICIQEIHSEKASVVAHLEAIEEKSLSLQEIEIFPTETDATFTLLSNKVIRQSENEGNATFDGEVVDFENLNKRNSHEEYNKLATNFSDENITNRESNTTEVKCSRIVGNDKIKHFCCTLCDKSFTQKSNMKVHLKTHISIQLYQCRVCCKSFSQNSTLKQHMKVHTGERPYECKICCKSFSRRDSLQRHMRVHTGERPYQCKVCCQSFSQNTALQHHIRVHTRERPYQCNVCCKSYSVRSNLQRHMRVHTGERLHQCIICCKSFSENSILTLHMKVHTGERPYQCKTCLKSFSRNSTLKQHMKVHTGERPYQCNVCCKSYSVRSNLQSHMRVHTGERLYQCKVCCKSFSQNSSLQRHMEVHTGERPYQCKFCLKSFSRNSTLKQHMKVHTGERPYQCKICCKSFSQNSHLQRHIKVHTGERPYQCNICCKSFSLNSNLQTHIRLHTGERPYQCKICLKSFSRNSHLKSHMKVHIGERL